The Cryptococcus gattii WM276 chromosome B, complete sequence genome has a segment encoding these proteins:
- a CDS encoding Hypothetical Protein (Similar to TIGR gene model, INSD accession AAW40837.1): MIPSPRSFFASWRPEPHIPPDISPLVAAEIAQEYASLRAPNGCPKGIFLVPTEETLLKWHGVLFLHYGPYSGSILRFTLGFPSNYPQSGPTVRFNSDVFHPLVDARTKIWHPRVNKMQWRPKVDHISWLLHDLKISFSPVTLDLIEEGEAVNKHVWSLYQHSRQTFISMTAQRAVHSASQTVLYPDVHPQPPLSTTPPRRRQTSMNSLSSDDGFGPSEPVINFKEVNLEEKGQLLTRLRNAYERG; the protein is encoded by the exons ATGATCCCATCGCCCCGATCCTTTTTTGCCAGTTGGAGGCCCGAGCCTCACATACCTCCCGATATTTCACCACTCGTTGCCGCCGAGATCGCACAAGAATA TGCATCATTGAGAGCTCCAAATGGGTGCCCCAAAGGGATATTTCTCGTTCCCACGGAGGAGACGCTTTTGAAATGGCATGGCGTCCTCTTTCTGCATTATG GCCCATACTCAGGCTCTATCCTGCGCTTCACTCTTGGCTTTCCTTCAAACTATCCTCAGAGTGGCCCTACAGTGCGATTCAACTCAGATGTATTCCATC CTCTGGTTGATGCAAGAACAAAAATATGGCATCCTCGAGTCAACAAAATGCAATGGAG ACCAAAAGTGGATCATATCTCCTGGCTCCTGCATGATCTCAAAATTAGTTTCAGCCCAGTGACTTTGGATTTAAttgaagagggagaggCAGTAAACAAACACGTCTGGTC GTTATACCAACACTCCCGCCAGACGTTTATTTCCATGACAGCTCAGCGTGCTGTACACTCGGCGTCACAAACGGTCCTCTACCCTGATGTTCACCCTCAGCCTCCATTATCCACGACCCCTCCAAGAAGGCGACAAACATCCATGAATAGCTTATCTTCTGATGATGGATTTGGGCCAAGTGAACCTGTGATCAACTTCAAAGAAGTCAACCTCGAAGAGAAAGGACAGCTGTTGACCCGGCTAAGAAATGCTTATGAACGAGGGTGA
- a CDS encoding uncharacterized protein (Similar to TIGR gene model, INSD accession AAW40835.1), protein MSTRFGYIGLGNMGVPIVRNLAKYAAASGFPSISIWNRSSAKYALVKDAIPDAFYADNVEDVVKKSDIILSSLLDDKAAEDVFGKMFKATEGRDVIFVDQSSLKAVTSATSVGATYIASPVFGRPPAAEASKLLIVLSGPANVKSEVKKHLIPAIGDRFVDVGEDVKLATALKSMGNMVLLGWIELLAEAFTLGDAVGLEPSVFNGFIQQLFPAPPLIAYSNLIAKGEFPSRSGFSVNGGLKDARNMMTLGADLGHPCPLPTIQRAHDNLERAKELGGSDQDWSALAVAVREQAGFSPYREGMNHGQGEKKI, encoded by the exons ATGTCCACCAGATTCGGTTACATTGGTCTCGGCAATATGGGCGTTCCCATTGTTCGCAATCTCGCGAAATACGCCGCCGCTTCAGGCTTCCcctccatttccatctGGAATAGGTCATCAGCCAAGTACGCCTTAGTCAAGGATGCCATTCCAGATGCCTTCTATGCCGACAATGTTGAGGACGTTGTCAAGAAGTCTGATATCATACTCAGCAGCTTGCTCGATGACAAGGCAGCCGAGGATGTTTTTGGGAAGATGTTCAAAGCTACCGAGGGAAGAGATGTCATTTTCGTTGACCAGTCCAGCTTGAAGGCCGTCACCTCTG CCACGTCTGTCGGAGCGACTTACATTGCTTCTCCGGTGTTCGGCCGACCTCCAGCTGCTGAAGCTTCTAAATTGCTCATTGTCCTTTCTGGCCCGGCCAATGTCAAATCGGAGGTCAAAAAGCATTTGATTCCTGCCATTGGTGATAGGTTTGTTGATGTCGGGGAGGACGTCAAACTCG CAACCGCCCTGAAGTCTATGGGCAACATGGTGCTTCTCGGTTGGATTGAACTCTTGGCAGAAGCCTTCACTCTTGGTGATGCCGTTGGGCTTGAGCCCTCTGTCTTCAACGGCTTCATTC AGCAACTGTTCCCTGCCCCTCCTTTGATTGCCTATTCTAACCTTATTGCTAAGGGAGAATTCCCATCTCGTTCGGGGTTCAGTGTCAATGGTGGTTTGAAGG ATGCCCGAAACATGATGACTCTCGGTGCTGATCTTGGCCATCCCTGTCCTTTGCCCACGATTCAGCGTGCTCATGACAATCTTGAACGTGCTAAAGAGCTGGGTGGTTCGGACCAGGACTGGTCTGCTCTAGCGGTCGCTGTTAGGGAACAGGCAGGCTTCTCTCCCTACAGAGAGGGCATGAATCATGGTCAAGGTGAGAAAAAGATATAA
- a CDS encoding Hypothetical protein (Similar to SGTC gene model, INSD accession EAL23600.1; CNBA2470), with amino-acid sequence MLLIAHIFIISPAVATLSTSLLESQPNTHSSPIKITSRESNAQALTPERGQSSKQATTSSQTHPQKVQPSVYHPTRQGLEAKRSVRNPILIYQLFPNPLHRFPGLCLLLHLKSSTPLPTHMESINPRNTAVAEKLEKGKARPLMRIGVSSGGSTSEAEISGNPEIEGNDAMQIRPSVEQYPAIDLPRSQVLLTNSLPAEERSPLHGMIAASKTGLTTVSSDARPSIAATATSREGWDRSLRHSLATASSPPRGAPMVLSSDNLVRREAEEKPSLTDFKRQSHFRTAFERIRHQNNSSKPNRQRKHISFENPLSTFILGGHVLIGGDTWYSMTLMLVLLLGISGVWLGTTGVWMWLHGTEYGLGKGGGIAATIVFVYLFGMTTSSFVVTAFRDPGIIPRKLDPDPPMAQVDEWWEAYPRELTVQNGRVSVKYCETCETYRPPRCSHCRLCGNCVDGIDHHCSYLHTCVGKRNYFSFIVLLITSSLSDIYIVIFSAIHFSLLCHHDDISFRRALSDSPGAAVSFLLGVLAIIPVLFLLQYHIRLLLFNITTIEQVSDNTRPHRQLTPIYQIRANTSKSLFALPKRPDNPFSGPSLVSNVLLASLARPQFPSWINASGWKQDDRRQINPALENWRFGRERA; translated from the exons ATGTTATTGATAGCCCATATATTTATAATATCTCCCGCAGTCGCCACCTTGTCCACCAGCCTACTCGAAAGTCAACCAAATACACACTCTTCCCCAATTAAAATCACTTCTCGGGAGAGCAACGCTCAAGCCCTAACTCCAGAGAGAGGACAGTCTTCAAAACAAGC TACGACGTCCAGTCAGACTCACCCTCAGAAGGTTCAGCCCAGCGTTTATCATCCAACTCGTCAAGGTTTAGAGGCAAAGCGGTCCGTGCGCAATCCAATTCTCATATATCAGCTCTTTCCCAATCCACTTCACCGTTTTCCCGGCCTTTGCCTGCTCCTTCACCTTAAATCTTCTACCCCTTTACCCACCCACATGGAGTCTATAAATCCGAGAAATACTGCAGTCGCCGAAAAATTAGAGAAAGGGAAGGCTAGACCGTTAATGCGCATCGGTGTCTCCAGTGGAGGAAGTACGTCTGAGGCCGAAATATCCGGTAATCCAGAGATAGAGGGCAATGATGCTATGCAAATCCGTCCTTCGGTAGAGCAATACCCAGCTATCGACCTCCCTCGTAGTCAAGTACTACTCACTAACTCCCTTCCCGCTGAAGAGCGCTCTCCTCTTCACGGTATGATTGCGGCTTCGAAAACGGGTTTGACCACTGTCTCCAGTGATGCACGTCCATCAATCGCCGCCACCGCAACCTCTCGAGAAGGATGGGACAGATCTTTAAGACACAGTCTCGCTACAGCCTCATCTCCACCAAGGGGGGCCCCGATGGTATTATCGTCAGATAATCTCGTCCGACGCGAAGCAGAAGAAAAGCCAAGCTTGACGGATTTCAAGCGACAGTCTCATTTCAGAACAGCTTTCGAACGCATCCGACATCAAAATAACTCTTCAAAGCCGAATCGGCAAAGGAAGCATATATCCTTTGAAAACCCTCTTTCGACTTTCATCCTTGGCGGGCATGTTCTCATAGGAGGGGATACTTGGTACTCGATGACGTTAATGTTAGTGTTGCTTCTGGGTATATCGGGAGTATGGCTGGGTACGACTGGGGTATGGATGTGGCTGCATGGGACAGAGTATGGTTTGGGAAAGGGAGGCGGGATAGCAGCCACAATCGTATTTGT TTATCTCTTTGGAATGACAACAAGCTCTTTTGTTGTTACGGCATTTCGTGACCCAG GTATCATACCTCGAAAGCTAGATCCAGACCCTCCTATGGCGCAAGTTGATGAATGGTGGGAAGCCTATCCCAGAGAGTTGACAGTACAGAATGGCCG AGTGTCCGTCAAATATTGCGAGACTTGCGAGACATATAGACCGCCCCGATGCAGCCATTGTCGACTA TGCGGCAATTGTGTAGACGGCATAG ATCACCATTGCTCATATCTTCACACATGTGTGGGCAAGCGCAACTACTTTTCTTTCATTGTCCTTCTCATTACATCG AGTCTATCGGACATTTACATCGTCATTTTCTCCGCCATCCATTTTTCCCTCTTATGTCATCATGATGATATCTCCTTTAGACGTGCTCTTAGCGATTCCCCTGGGGCAGCTGTCAGTTTTTTGTTGGGAGTTCTGGCCATCATACCAGTATTGTTCCTGTTGCAGTATCATATCAGG CTATTACTCTTCAATATTACTACCATTGAACAGGTGAGCGACAACACTAGACCCCATCGACAGCTAACCCCCATATATCAGATCCGGGCGAATACGTCGAAATCATTATTCGCCCTGCCTAAACGACCAGACAATCCCTTTTCGGGCCCTTCTCTCGTTTCGAATGTCCTCCTTGCCTCACTTGCTAGGCCTCAGTTCCCTAGTTGGATTAATGCAAGCGGATGGAAGCAGGATGATAGGCGCCAAATCAACCCAGCACTTGAGAACTGGCGATTTGGGCGTGAAAGGGCTTGA
- a CDS encoding Hypothetical protein (Similar to SGTC gene model, INSD accession EAL23599.1; CNBA2460) — translation MSDPSAPSLVQIPSTGVEFFEYRRRLFMAGLPCPETPTTQPLPATYLVPAQPPPPLPRPSRQPKHPSVAKIEEALSQEGAEASRDLWEGGMKELARNLHDGRKFTKGMRLGLVIKILIASWINDGLWPIDPLTGLPEKPPASPLIEGVDLFPEDTLENTQQSEKN, via the exons ATGTCAGACCCTTCCGCCCCATCCTTGGTCCAGATCCCCAGCACAG GCGTAGAGTTCTTCGAGTACCGCCGCCGATTATTCATGGCTGGACTCCCTTGTCCAGAGACACCAACGACACAACCCTTGCCTGCTACCTACCTTGTTCCGGCGcaacctcctcctccactgCCGAGACCATCAAGACAACCAAAACACCCGTCTGTAGCAAAAATAGAAGAGGCGCTCAGTCAAGAAGGCGCTGAAGCATCAAGAGATCTTTGGGAAGGAGGGATGAAGGAGTTGGCCAGGAATCTGCATGATGGTAGAAAATTTACCAAGGGAATGAGGCTCGGACTAGTG ATTAAGATATTAATTGCAAGCTGGATCAATGATGGCCTCTGGCCTATAGATCCTTTGACGGGCTTGCCGGAAAAACCCCCAGCGTCGCCTCTTATTGAAGGCGTCGACTTATTCCCAGAAGACACACTGGAAAATACACAACAGTCCGAAAAAAATTGA